tctgtaggtccatactatgcaagtaaATGTTTACCAGAAATTTTAATCTGCAAAAATCACAAGTCAGCGTTAAATTTATCCACAAgtcaccagtggttaaatcctatttatttatcttattatcttctgaagcgatatgattggtgtgggtgagaaacagatcaatatttaagtgtgtTTTTACTATacatgtccactttcactttcactttcactgccacattcctcttctttttttttgtttttgttttttttttttttgccattagcattcttcatacatatcgccacctactagtcagggctggtcaaaagtggagatttttttggggaaaatgttgatctgtttctcacccacactttttcATATCCCTTCTAAATCATGGATTTGCCCACTGGAGTCATaagaattatttttatgctgactttgttaTTTTtgcagattcaaagttctggtcaacattcagttgcattgtatggacctacagagctaaaaaaaatatatatataaaaaaataaaataaataaaaaatattctaaaaattttaagttgtgttctacagaagaaagaaagtcatacacatccaggatgtcatgagtgtgagtaaacgataagaaatttcatttttgggtaactatccctttaaggtgataCCTTTCAGGGAATGATTTGTCACACCaatcacgagtacaattgctgattattactttataaaaacttatttttcactctgttactcacCCCCCGCTaagttatgatatcaaaacacttttactttacgcatgatttgaaaaatgatacattttaacacctGTATTACACACACACCTATACACACTTATTCCCAAATCATTAccttgcttggtagctcacctgcGTTAGACTTTGGACTCCATGgccacatttttttgttttgttaaatgctcatttatctttttggacactattggttaggtttagcgtaaagttttaggttaggcaggtatgttttacttattaaaacctcaatctaaaatttaccttaaaaacctctgATTACAACTTCATTTCGCtcggttttggcgccccccgctggatatTTCACTTGGAAAAATGCAACCAAACCTGTAATGAagcaattttgcaaaaatattgcaatgctcacataaatttcatgagaccaggctggaataTTGATGCAacattgttatgaaattaaaatatttttttaaagtttataaaGTTATTTTGACGTTCGACATTCGTTAGATATTCGGTTGCTCTTACCCGCGCGCTCTTCAGtcgacaatcttacaaagatgtcATTAGCACACTTGGTTTAAAGGGAGTACAACAATACTATATGGGCATACAAATTGGATTAAGAACAGTCAACGTTTGGTGTGGCTGCAAAATTGTGCCTGAAATGCTCCGATGCGGTTTGACTGCCTAGCacatgtaagggaccgtctgaaaactccaccatttcgggatcgtagtttcattcggGCACAAATGGGCATGTGTGTTACAGCAGGTCTACAAACAgtcgtgtttgtgcacttgactttagtgtatgcactaatatcagctcctgtttttttaactctatgttggtgtgcagtcgacaaactgtaggaaaaaagctagatctgctgtgttcttagaacacttatacatgttactgaagtgaatagatatgtagacacacttttttttttacaagcatataatatgtatatatgaatataatacGTATATCATACtggtatattaatatatactgtaataaattaataatgcactgtaagtgttgggtcagTGTGAGCCatctactgacagctgtgtgcCTGAGACGCAAGGGGAAACGAGATGCAACGGTAAAAGACGTCCGTATAGCGCATGTACACAGGAAAATTGAAAACGAGCGCGGACGGACGCAAAAATgctttcggtgtgaacagccccttagactGTTCTGGGTGTCTCCATCTAGTGGTGTTACTGAAAAATATGTAAAGGCGAAATTCAAAGTTCACTACCACCTTACCAGGAAGCGTATGCTTTATCTATTTGTATCAggtaaatacaaaatattgtgttttataaccctacataattaatattcatacagATAAACTCTTATTATTTTGCGATTATATTTTGTATAGACTATGACTAAGCATTTCCCTGCTttgctttcactttcactttaacgCGGATTTAATAACAAAACCTCTTCAGTTTTCTAACACAGGTTGGTCTTTTGAAGACACCGTCTGTGGAACGACAACAACAagataaagtttttttgttttttttattctcgACTATTTAAATGGCAGAGGCTGTGCTCAGAGATCACGAACGGTACAGCTGCCCAATATGTCTGGATCTGTTGAAGGATCCTGTGACAATTCCCTGTGGACACAGTTACTGTATGAGCTGTATCAATGAGTACTGGAATATGGAAGACCAGAAAGGAACTTGTAGCTGTCCGCAGTGCAGGCAAACCTTTTATTCAAGGCCTTCTCTCAACAGAAGCACTGTACTTGCTGAAATAATGGAGACATTGAGGGTCACAGCACTGCAAGTGTCAGAGTCTGCTCAAAGTCTTTCTGGACCTGGAGATATTGGATGTGATTTCTGCATTGGAAGAAAGTTCAAAGCTGTCAAGTCTTGTTTGGAGTGTCTGGCCTCTTACTGTGAAGCACATGTACAGCCCCACTATAATGTTCCTGCCCTGAAGAAACACAAGCTGATCAAAGCTACTATCATGCCAACATGCTCCAAACATGACAAGCTCTTGGAGGTTTACTGTCGTACAGACCAGAAATGTGTCTGCATGCACTGCTTAATGGATGACCACAAAGGCCACGACACAGTGCCATGTACGACAGAACGGAATGACAAACAGGTAAagatgtctctctttttttttaaatttctttctttaatgactaataacttGGATAACATATttacaataatgtaaaatattttttaaaggggtagttcaccctaaaaataaaaatttacttatcacttaatcaccctcatgtcatcccagatgcgtatgactttcttttttcagcagaacacaaacaaaggttttagaagaatatctcagatctgtaggtcctcacaatgcaattgaatggtgatcagacctttgtagctccaaaaatcacacaaaggaaacatagaagtaatccataacactccagtggttaaatccatatctcctgaagcaatataataggtgtgggtgagaaacagatcaaaatttagttcagttttttactctaaatctccactttaccttttacatctgaaagtcacatgtggtgcctgtttagtgaaagttaaagtggagatttagagtaaaaaaagaacttaaatattgatctgtttctcacccacacctattatattgcttctaaagacatggatttaaacactggagtcatatggattacttttttgtttaatttatgtgatttttggagctactaaggtctgatcaccattcacttgcattttgaggacctactgaactgagatattcttctaaaaacctttgtttgtgttctgctgaagaaagaaagtcatacacatctgggatggcatgaaggtgagtaaatgataagagaattttcatttttgggtgaactattcctttaaataagattaaacataacatttaagtAAAGATCAAAAGACTGTGTCTGTGACTGGTTTGCATTTAGATAAAACTAGCAGATAATCAGACGAAACTCAAGCAGACAATCCAGGCAAAAGAAAAAGAGCTGCAGATGAtgaaaatggacattaaatcccATTCAGTAAGTTCTggtattaaacaaaaataacttGCACATTTAAACAGACAATAGATTTGTCAATTGGATCAGATCTCACAGGTGTAAACATTATTCTATAGctaattgtttgttttgtttaaattcctCTTTGGTTCTCCTCAGAATTCTGCAAAGAAGGCAGTGGAGAACAGTAAGAAAGCCTTCATTGAATTAGTCCGCTTCATTGAGCTGAGAAGCACTGATGTGATTAAAAAGATAAAAGCTCACGAAAAGGCCGATCTGGATCAAGGTGCGAAACTACAAGAGAAGCTGGAGGTGGAAATCAAGGAGCTGAAGAGGAGAAAAGAAGTGCTGGAGACCCTTCTACAGACAGACGACAGCATCAACTTTCTTCAGGTACAATGATGTGCTGTATGACTACATATTGATATCATGGGCTATCAAAACATATTTATATGTTGTATTTCTAAAAATGTGGCAGTATATGATGTACtccaaaaactaaataaatgccAGTTGAGTCTATGAAGGCATTTTTCATCCCCACAGAATTATGAGTCTCTGTCCTCTTCATCTGGCTCTGATGATTTCCCGAGTCTCTCTTTTAAGCCGTGCTGCTCTTATATGGATGTAAGCAAACTTGTGTTTGAACTTAAAGAGCGACTGGAGACTACATTCAACCAGGAAATAAGTGAAACATCTAAAAAAGGTAAACTAACTCAGGATTACTCTACTTTTCATTCAAGTGACTGATTGCATTTGGTTGTTCACATGAGTGATAAAATTGATCTTTTACCAGTTTCCGATCTAGTCACAAAAAATGCTCCAGTCTGCATCAAGGTCGGAGACAGAGTCCGAGTGAAACCTTCTGTTAACACCCCAAAATATGAATGGGGCAGAAATGTCACACATAAGAGTGTGGGTTTGGTAAAAGGCAAGAACTGCATATTTCTCCTAATAGACACAAATGGTTCTTTATGGTACAAACCATCACAAATATGAGTATGCATATACATATAAACTTTTCTATTTATTAGATATCAAAGGTGATGAGAGCTTGGTGGTCGAGTTTCATGGACATACAAACTGGAGAGGAATTCTCTCTGAAATGGAGCTAGTCACTGATGATGATGAGTGTGGTAATTATGCAAAGCAAGATTACAGTTTGTCTCTAAGTAGGCCTGGTTTGgataaattgttttacaattttccaAGGAAACATTACATAACTAGAGATGCATGCTTTTTCAACCCAGCTGTCTATCTATACAGTGAGAATTTAATAAGAGTTGAGTAACAACAATATGGTCCCATGTGATGAGATTATTCAgtcaaatgtaaaaatactcaTTCCATACATCTATGTGACATTTATTGTATTTCAGGATTTCTCATTTgctatattacatttattacacattaattaatctATGTTTTGTGCCAGTCCGTACTTTTAATGATATATGTTGCTGTTTAATCTGTTGTAAGTAGAGTTGGTCAAAGCATTGATTTTTAAACTAAATAAAGGccactgttatttatttatttaattgttttttttttacacaatttagtATGCTtggcaaaaatatatttgttacatgatTTAACTAGGATTCTTGGTGATTTAGATCCTTCAAGCATCAAAATTGGATCAAGAGTACGTGTGAAAGCCTCAGTTGACACTCCAGAATGTGGCTGGGGAGATGTTACAAAAAATAGCATTGGAATTTTAAAAGGCAAATGTTTAGACATTTCTATAATTTTGCCATGCAATCAatattaaaggtgtactcagtattttgttccccattaaaaaagatttactcctaaagaaattatttgtaatttagaaacttatgtatgaaatcatgaccactcacatgagttgAGGACTCTagtcaaatcagtaaccttataaaagctattttattctacatggggcaggggcggcCGCATGGGTGCTGCTGAATTAGAATCACataaccagctgaatactactcgcttaatctcagtaactgtcttgttattggacactttcactcttggattaaattaatcatggctgattgtgaatagagaatttctacaatggcatctgtaactgaaagcTATTAATTttgaatgatactgcatccacaccactaggtgtcactgtaagtccaacaagacatgagcaaaaagtaactgagtgcacctttaaacagctCTTTTAATGGAAGTTCCATTGATTATTGGGCcagaataaataaacagaacGAGAGTATTCTGTAGAAATGTAACAAACAGCTGTCTCCACTTTCACCCTTAAACAGCTGTAGATGGTGATACAGTGAGTGTGGATTTCCCAGAGCATTCAGACTGGACCGGTATGCTCTTGGAGATGGAGCTTGCTCCTGATGATGACGCAGGTAAtccaaaaatatgattttgtaaTTTTGGTAAACACGTAACCATCGTGCAGTAGAGCAAAACCAGCCTCTGTTTTCGGACATTCAGCGTATGATGAATGACATTCAGGCTTCAGATATCTTCAAGGTTTCATCCAGGTTTACCTTTCGGACAGTAATATGCTAactttaaccctaacccttaacaATACATTGTAGGGTCCCCCACTCATGACTGCTTCAAGATAGGAAACAGAGTCCATGTGAGATCTTCAGTGAAAAACCCAAAACATGGATGGGGGGAGGTCACTCACAGCAGCATTGGTGTCATTAAAAGTAAATACACTATCCGACTCTGTCTGTCATtgatttttgtctgattttacaAAATGTTAATGCATTATGCAAGACATCAGTCTAAAATGACACAATCTATAATGTAACATGCAAATCTGTTTTGGGGACGGTCAATATAATTGACTTGTTCTTCTTTCTGCAGAAATTCAGGGTGAGAGTTTGACTGTAGATTTCCCTGAGCAGATAGATTGGATTGGCACAGTTTCTGAAATGGAGCTTGTGGACAATGCTGGTTCAGGTAATCTACTGAATGTTATACTTAACGAAACAAAAAACTGAGTATGTAGCATCAACCTCTTTGTTTATCACATATTCTATATGGCATCTGAACACATggacaaaatattatattacataatGCATTGGCTGCAAGTAAAATGTAGATTTCAACATACTGTAGTTAACTGGCATAATTTATAGGCACAATCTTGGGGtgaatctttaaaggaatagttcatccaaaaatgaaaatgatctcataattttgtcaccctcatgccatcccagatgtgtatgattttctttcttctactgaacacaaatgaagaagaatatctcagctctgtaggtcctctcaatgcaaattaattgcaaccaaaattttaaagctccaaaagcacttaaaggcagcataaaagtaatccataaaactccagtgatatgataagtgtgggtgggaaacagatcaatatttaagctcttttttactataaattctcctccttgcccagtagatggtgatatgcacgaagaatgtgaatcaccaaagtcacaagaagaatgttaaagtggagatttattgtaaaaaaggacttaaattttgatctgtttttcacccacacttatcatattgcttctgaagacatggatttaacaactggagtcatatggaatacttttatgctgcatttatgcttTTGAAGCATAACATtatggtacccatttacttgcattgaatggaccttcacagctaagatattcttctaaaaatctttgtttgtgttcagcaaaagaaagaaagtcatacacatctgagatggcataaggatgagtaaatgatgagggaattttcatttttgggtgaactatcctttaagacTATCAGAGGAGTTACACATTGTTCCATGACTGTTAACAAATTTGACATTGCAAATATTTCTCTACAATACAGAACTCTGTTTAAGCCCTGGAGCAAAGGTCCGTGTTAAACCCTCCATCATCACTCCAGTACATGGCTGGGGATGTGTTACCAAGGACAGCATTGGAGTGGTTTTAGGCAAGTGTCATTAGTCTTAGTTAGAATGAATTCACAGCtactgctttctttctttctttttatttatttattttttatccccttttcacccaatttggaatccccaattaccactacttagtaggtcctcgtggtggtgcggttactcacctcaatccgggtggcagaggacaagtctcagttgccttcgcttctgagacagtcaatctgcgtatcttatcacgtggctcattgtgcatgacaccgtggagactcacagcatgtggaggctcgtgctactctccgcgatcaacacacaacttaccacgctccccattgagagcgagaaccactaatcgcgaccacgaggaggttaccccatgtgactctaccctccctagcaactgggccaatttgattgcataggagacctagctggagtcactcagcacaccctggattcgaaatcgcgactccaggggtggtagttgcTATTGCTTTCTTTTAAACATAAGTGCCAAAACCCGTTCTTAAATTACTGATGATAATgaaaactgcaaaaacaaacatgttGAAAAATAATACTAACAATGTCTCCCCACAGATACTGATAACACCAAAGTGACTGTGAACTTCCCTGAGCAGTCTAACTGGACAGGCATTGTCTCAGAGATTGAGGCTCTTCCTAATAATGACACACTGGACCAAGGAGCATGTCGTGTAGATTAATCACATTAACATTGGTAAAAAATAATGATTATGGATGATATTCTAGAAGCATGACGTCGCTGTGTTGCCTGAGACCTGTTCAGTTAAACGTAAATGCACAATACTCATAAGGATGGCCTTGTCCTTACACcctattattcattttaaaaggtATGCTAGTATAAAATTGATATACACTCTCTGAGCACTATATTAGGAACACTACACTAATACtaggtagggcctccctttgctctcaaaacagcctcagttCTTTGTGACATGATTTCCACAGGATGTTAGAAAACATTCCTTTGTGATTCtggtacatgttaacatgattgaaTCACACAATTACTGCACAATCATGCTGCaaatctcccattctaccacatcccaaaggtgttctattggattcagatccggtgactgggaaggccgcTGAAGTACcatgaactcattgtcatgttcatgaaaccagtttgagatgacttttgcttagtgacatggtgcattattatgctggaagtagccattagaagatgggtaaattgttgCCATAAACGGATGTACTTGGTCAGCAACATTACTCAACTAGGCTTTGGCACTCAAGcaattgattggtattaacgggcccaaagtgtgccaagaaaacgtTCCCCACACATTTACACcaccaccgccaccagcctggactgttgacacaaggcaggttgggtccatggattcatgctgttggcgccaaattctgaccctaccatctgtgtgcctcagcagaaattgagattcatcagaccaggctatgtttttccagtctttaactgtccagttttgtaGAGtgtgtgcccactgcagcctcagctttcttggctgacagaagtgaaacCCGACGTAGTCTTCTGCTTTTGTAACCCATCCGCCttaaggttcaatgtgttgtgcactctgagatgctattttgctcagtACAATTGCACGgaggagttatctgagttaccgtagcatttctgtcagctcgaaccagtctggccattctctattgacctctctcatccatAGGgggtttccgtccgcagaactgctgctcactggatgttttttttttttttttggcacaattctgagtaaactctaaagactgttgtgtgtgaaaatcccaggagatcagcagttacagaattactcaaaccagcccatctgcaccaacaatcatgccacagtcgaaatcaatgagatcacattttaccccattctgatggttgatgtaaacattaactgaagctcctgacccatatctgcatgattttatgcattgcgctgctgctacataattggctgattagataatcgcatgaataagtaggtgtacaggttttcctaataaagcactcagtgagtgtatatatatatatatatatatatatatatatatatatatatatatatatatatatatatatatatacacacactaccattaaaaagtttggggtcacttgcctgaaatgtttctcatgatcttaaaaatcttttgatctgaaggcgtatgcttaaatgtttgaaattagttttgttgacaaaaaatataattgtgccaacatattaatttatttaattacaaaactaaaattttatttaaataaaaaaagtttttgaaatggataacttggaccaaataattaagaaaagcagccactaagtgcccagcatatagatgggaactccttcaatactgtttaaaaagcatcccagggtgatacctcaagaagttggttgagaaaatgccaagagtacatttctgcaaaatctaggcaaaatgtggccactttgaagatgctaaaatataacatagttttgatttatatttttttagtcacaacataattcccatatttccatttctattattccatagttgtgatgactttactattattctaaaatgtgaaaaaaaaattaaaaaaaataaagaatgagtaagtgaccctaaacctttgaacggtagtgtatatcagtactgtgcaaacgtctgAGGaactgtttcacaaaaacatttgtcttaagatggttattttacagtatatcttcatagtgtgtcaataagaaatatcAGTTTTACATTTCTGAACATTTCTTATGCAAATAGAAGTAGAACAAAGAGTTCTGCAACAGATTCAAAATCTCAGCATCATTGAGTCTGGGAgttcatgaagagacagaagtaattgagacctAAATAcacagaactgtggcaagttaTCTAAGATGCTTGGAGCAACCTTGAAAATCTGTGCACAagtgtacctagaagaattggtgctgttttaaagataCAGGGTGGTCACAccaattattgatttttttattttttatttattatttctttttttatgtttactgcactttgtatgaagtttattgataaatgaaaatgattcatgactttatttttgaaaacatcctcacaatacaacatttttttcacagctgtgtaaaacttttgcacagtattgtgtgtatagatagatagatagatagtaaatggcatagtgtgacgaggaggagggtgtggccgggccatgatggtgcacggccggcactgaatcagctgatcagcaggagagcgagataaaggggagccggaggcgccagttcgagagagagagacgcacgcggcatgtgtgtctgtgttcgtttatgttttatgttgttttaagttaatttatttcattaaagtttatgttgactgtttagccggttcccgcctcctcgtCACACTTGGTTTCATTTAGCCTTTTTCATAAGTTGCTTATGGCCTCAGAATTGTTATTTctattaattactgtaaataattattaagaataattgcaaattctgtaaaattattattccCCCCCCCATTTTGGCATGTTTTCaaggggataaataaaaatgttgccaATTATTTTGTGCACTGCTCGTGTCCTATGTCTGTCACTTGGCCATCTCCATAACACAGGTATTGACAAATTGCATAAAAAGATGGCAAAAAGAATTGTGAAAGACAACAGGCATTTGTGAGGCATTATGAGGATATGTCTTACAAACAGATCAGACTActttctatggtcagatgaaaccaAATAATAGctttttggcagtaaacaccagagatgggtttggtgcacacagagatgaagaagtacccaatgcccatggttaaatgtggtgctggatctttaatgttgtggggctgtttttctgctagaggtcctggacatcttgttcagatacatggcatcacggactctatcaaatactaactgataaaaaatataaacctggctgcctctgccagaaagcttacaatgggccctggctgggtcttccagcaggacaatgatccaaaacaaacatcaaaatcaacacaaaaatggttcattgaccacaaaatcaaggttttgCCATgtccatcccagtcccctgacctgaaccccatagaaaacctgtggggtgaactgaagaagagagtccaccaacatggacctctgaatttgatgGATCTGTAGAGATTGaatatggaggaatggtctcagatcccttgccaggtgttctccaacctcattacatttacatttattcatttggcagacgtttttatccaaactgtcttacaaaagaggaatacattgtaagcgaatcatcttaaggagacagtggtacgaaaagtgctgtattacaaagtttcactagcaacagaatagtagtattcaagacagattaaagtgcaaaaaaaatttattttattttttagtgtctggttaagtgctcatggaaaagatgtgtttttagctgtttttttgaagacagaaagtgagtcagcttcacggatggtgttgggaaggtcattccaccaaggTGGCACGATGAAACTGAattccgggaaagtgttttggtgcctttttgtgttggtacaacaaggcgccattccttagctgaccgcaggcttctggtgggaacgtagctctgcagaaatgattttaggtttgctggagcagacccagtgactgttctgtatgccagcatcagagccttgaatttgatatgtgcatcaaccggcagccagtgaagagagacaaggagtggtgtaacatgcgctctctttggttcattaaagaccagacgtgctgctgcattctggatcatttgcaggggtctca
The nucleotide sequence above comes from Myxocyprinus asiaticus isolate MX2 ecotype Aquarium Trade chromosome 25, UBuf_Myxa_2, whole genome shotgun sequence. Encoded proteins:
- the LOC127416027 gene encoding tripartite motif-containing protein 16-like isoform X1 gives rise to the protein MAEAVLRDHERYSCPICLDLLKDPVTIPCGHSYCMSCINEYWNMEDQKGTCSCPQCRQTFYSRPSLNRSTVLAEIMETLRVTALQVSESAQSLSGPGDIGCDFCIGRKFKAVKSCLECLASYCEAHVQPHYNVPALKKHKLIKATIMPTCSKHDKLLEVYCRTDQKCVCMHCLMDDHKGHDTVPCTTERNDKQIKLADNQTKLKQTIQAKEKELQMMKMDIKSHSNSAKKAVENSKKAFIELVRFIELRSTDVIKKIKAHEKADLDQGAKLQEKLEVEIKELKRRKEVLETLLQTDDSINFLQNYESLSSSSGSDDFPSLSFKPCCSYMDVSKLVFELKERLETTFNQEISETSKKVSDLVTKNAPVCIKVGDRVRVKPSVNTPKYEWGRNVTHKSVGLVKDIKGDESLVVEFHGHTNWRGILSEMELVTDDDECDPSSIKIGSRVRVKASVDTPECGWGDVTKNSIGILKAVDGDTVSVDFPEHSDWTGMLLEMELAPDDDAGSPTHDCFKIGNRVHVRSSVKNPKHGWGEVTHSSIGVIKKIQGESLTVDFPEQIDWIGTVSEMELVDNAGSELCLSPGAKVRVKPSIITPVHGWGCVTKDSIGVVLDTDNTKVTVNFPEQSNWTGIVSEIEALPNNDTLDQGACRVD
- the LOC127416027 gene encoding tripartite motif-containing protein 16-like isoform X2, yielding MAEAVLRDHERYSCPICLDLLKDPVTIPCGHSYCMSCINEYWNMEDQKGTCSCPQCRQTFYSRPSLNRSTVLAEIMETLRVTALQVSESAQSLSGPGDIGCDFCIGRKFKAVKSCLECLASYCEAHVQPHYNVPALKKHKLIKATIMPTCSKHDKLLEVYCRTDQKCVCMHCLMDDHKGHDTVPCTTERNDKQIKLADNQTKLKQTIQAKEKELQMMKMDIKSHSNSAKKAVENSKKAFIELVRFIELRSTDVIKKIKAHEKADLDQGAKLQEKLEVEIKELKRRKEVLETLLQTDDSINFLQNYESLSSSSGSDDFPSLSFKPCCSYMDVSKLVFELKERLETTFNQEISETSKKVSDLVTKNAPVCIKVGDRVRVKPSVNTPKYEWGRNVTHKSVGLVKDIKGDESLVVEFHGHTNWRGILSEMELVTDDDECAVDGDTVSVDFPEHSDWTGMLLEMELAPDDDAGSPTHDCFKIGNRVHVRSSVKNPKHGWGEVTHSSIGVIKKIQGESLTVDFPEQIDWIGTVSEMELVDNAGSELCLSPGAKVRVKPSIITPVHGWGCVTKDSIGVVLDTDNTKVTVNFPEQSNWTGIVSEIEALPNNDTLDQGACRVD